One part of the Papilio machaon chromosome 5, ilPapMach1.1, whole genome shotgun sequence genome encodes these proteins:
- the LOC106709555 gene encoding spondin-1: protein MFSWCVLLALGACASGAAATEAAVGCELAPREAAADKSPGDNHYRLLLSEDTERYAPGHRYVVTLVGSRTHDVVQQFTRFQLVVEPQDGTAPRSLRRQGQFQLFADTLTRFDEECVNSVLEADDLPKTEVQVMWKAPEAGSGCVLLKAMVYENASRWFAEDGQLTRRVCEDTALAAPDCCACDDAKYKMVFEGLWSPQTHPKDFPVQALWLTHFSDVIGATHPRNFSFWGEGQIASDGFRSLAEWGSVGLLERELRQRGRLLRSVVKAQGLWHPRVNANTSAVFTVDRTRHYLSLASMFGPSPDWVVGVSGLELCNKDCSWAESKTIDLFPYDAGTDNGISYMSANSETIPREKMYRITTMYPEDPRAPFYNPGGELRPMARLYITRESLLPRGCDEDTLQALVLEEAENTQAVNRPECGVTEWSAWSACSVSCGKGLRMRTREYRMPQKAAMFACDRQLVSKEMCVADVPECPERGAAEAEVEAEAEAVGVPEEACRTTEWGPWSECSVTCGIGISTRRRTFLDHMGFKKCPLVPTEENRKCMEPQCVEAEADAGLSDPACPTTEWSGWSPCSASCGRGVRFRTRLLLVPADRQQECSARVELLQQRPCQDRADCAIDMPTAKRICMEAPEQGPCRGLYQRWAFVAMKGMCVPFNYGGCRGGQNNFLTQQDCMDTCKVLLGGAGPAGGAGPAGGAASPAATSNYPGLSIVSIVPVPPALNGLGSPPAAGGASGAECRLSAWGEWSRCSVTCGVGYQERTRTVLSPAGPGAPPCPARLVRRRRCSRAC from the exons atgttttcgtGGTGCGTGCTACTGGCGCTGGGAGCGTGCGCGTCGGGCGCGGCGGCCACTGAAGCCGCGGTAGGATGCGAGCTGGCGCCGCGCGAGGCCGCTGCTGACAAGTCCCCGGGGGACAACCACTACCGGCTGTTGCTCAGCGAGGACACGGAGCGCTACGCCCCTGGACACCGATACGTCG TAACGCTGGTGGGATCGCGCACGCACGACGTGGTGCAGCAGTTCACGCGGTTCCAGTTGGTGGTGGAGCCGCAGGACGGCACCGCACCGCGCTCGCTGCGCCGCCAAGGACAATTCCAGCTGTTCGCCGATACGCTCACCCGATTTGATGAGGAGTGCGTCAACTCGGTTCTGGAGGCCGACGACCTGCCCAAGACCGAGGTCCAGGTCATGTGGAAGGCGCCCGAGGCCGGCTCCGGATGCGTGCTCCTTAA GGCCATGGTCTACGAGAACGCTAGCCGGTGGTTTGCGGAGGACGGGCAGTTGACGCGACGCGTGTGCGAGGACACCGCGCTCGCTGCGCCCGACTGCTGCGCCTGCGACGATGCCAAGTACAAG ATGGTGTTCGAGGGACTGTGGTCGCCACAGACGCATCCTAAAGACTTCCCGGTTCAGGCCTTGTGGCTGACGCACTTCTCCGACGTGATCGGCGCCACGCACCCGCGCAACTTCTCATTCTGGGGGGAGGGGCAGATCGCGTCCGATGGTTTCAGGTCGCTGGCGGAGTGGGGTTCTGTGGGGCTGCTGGAGCGTGAGCTGCGCCAGCGCGGGCGGCTGCTGCGCTCCGTGGTGAAGGCGCAGGGCCTGTGGCACCCGCGCGTCAACGCCAACACCTCCGCCGTCTTTACCGTCGACAGGACGCGCCACTACCTCTCCCTCGCCTCCATGTTCG GCCCCTCCCCCGACTGGGTGGTGGGCGTGAGTGGGCTGGAGCTGTGTAACAAAGACTGTAGCTGGGCGGAGAGCAAGACCATCGACCTGTTCCCCTACGACGCCGGCACCGACAACGGCATCTCTTACATG TCGGCAAACTCTGAAACGATTCCCCGCGAGAAGATGTATCGCATCACTACGATGTACCCGGAGGACCCGCGCGCGCCCTTCTACAACCCTGGGGGCGAGCTGCGGCCCATGGCGCGGCTGTACATCACGCGCGAGAGCCTGCTGCCGCGCGGCTGCGACGAGGACACGCTGCAGGCTCTGGTGCTCGAGGAGGCCGAGAACACGCAGGCCGTCAATCGCC CGGAGTGCGGGGTGACGGAGTGGAGCGCGTGGTCTGCGTGCTCGGTGTCGTGCGGCAAGGGGCTGCGCATGCGCACGCGCGAATACCGTATGCCGCAGAAGGCCGCCATGTTCGCCTGCGACCGCCAGCTCGTCTCCAAGGAGATGTGCGTCGCCGACGTGCCCGAGTGCCC CGAGCGCGGcgcggcggaggcggaggtggAGGCTGAGGCGGAGGCGGTTGGAGTGCCGGAGGAAGCATGCCGCACGACGGAGTGGGGCCCGTGGAGCGAGTGCTCGGTGACGTGCGGCATCGGCATCAGCACGCGCCGCCGCACCTTCCTCGACCACATGGGCTTCAAGAAGTGCCCGTTGGTGCCCACCG AGGAGAATCGTAAGTGCATGGAGCCGCAGTGCgtggaggcggaggcggacgCGGGCTTGTCGGACCCCGCGTGCCCCACCACCGAGTGGTCGGGCTGGTCGCCGTGCTCGGCGTCGTGCGGGCGCGGCGTGAGGTTCCGCACGCGGCTGCTGCTGGTGCCGGCGGACCGCCAGCAGGAGTGCTCGGCGCGCGTCGAGCTGCTGCAGCAGCGGCCCTGCCAGGACCGCGCCGACTGCGCCATCGACATGCCCACAGCTAAGC GTATCTGCATGGAGGCACCGGAGCAAGGCCCGTGCCGCGGCCTGTACCAGCGCTGGGCATTCGTGGCGATGAAGGGCATGTGCGTGCCCTTCAACTACGGCGGATGTCGCGGCGGACAGAACAACTTCCTCACGCAGCAGGACTGCATGGACACCTGCAAGGTGCTGCTCG GAGGCGCCGGGCCTGCAGGTGGCGCCGGGCCGGCAGGGGGCGCGGCGAGCCCCGCGGCCACCTCCAATTACCCCGGCCTCAGCATCGTCTCCATCGTGCCGGTCCCTCCCGCCTTGAATG GGCTAGGATCCCCtccggcggcgggcggcgcgtcTGGCGCGGAGTGTCGGCTGAGCGCGTGGGGCGAGTGGAGCCGTTGCAGCGTGACTTGCGGCGTGGGCTACCAGGAGCGCACGCGCACCGTACTC TCGCCGGCGGGCCCGGGGGCGCCGCCGTGCCCCGCGCGCCTCGTGCGTCGCCGCCGCTGCTCGCGCGCCTGCTAG